One Luoshenia tenuis DNA window includes the following coding sequences:
- a CDS encoding class II glutamine amidotransferase translates to MLREGQVRIPSGCAISGIFDRSGRRFDGGEIITSIATMHDRSNGLGGGFAGYGIYPEYKDDYAFHIFYDTAQAKEKCERFLERHFDIVNLSKIPTRKNPAITREPLIWRYFVTPLPTRLQESQLEEKEFVVECVIRINTQIEGAYVFSSGKNMGVFKAVGFPEDVGRFYRLDEYAGYAWTAHGRYPTNTPGWWGGAHPFALLDLSIVHNGEISSYDANRRYIEMFGYQCTLLTDTEVITYIIDYLVRKQGLTMEEAAQVIAAPFWSAIDNLPPQARDKMLYLRNAFSGCLVTGPFSILVGFEGGMMALNDRLKLRSMVIGEKGDRVYMASEECAIRIIAPKLDKVWAPQGGEPVIVTLRGQDAGEGV, encoded by the coding sequence ATGTTGCGGGAAGGACAGGTACGGATTCCATCGGGCTGCGCCATCTCCGGAATATTTGACCGGAGCGGCAGGCGCTTTGACGGCGGGGAGATCATTACCTCCATCGCCACCATGCACGACCGATCCAATGGCCTTGGCGGCGGGTTCGCAGGCTATGGGATCTATCCGGAGTATAAAGACGACTATGCGTTCCATATTTTTTACGATACCGCGCAGGCGAAAGAGAAGTGCGAGCGGTTTTTGGAGCGTCATTTTGATATCGTCAACCTTTCCAAGATCCCCACGCGCAAAAACCCGGCCATTACGCGGGAGCCGCTGATCTGGCGCTATTTCGTAACGCCGCTGCCCACCCGGCTGCAGGAGAGCCAGCTGGAGGAAAAGGAATTTGTGGTGGAGTGCGTCATCAGGATCAATACGCAGATCGAGGGCGCGTACGTATTCTCCAGTGGTAAAAATATGGGCGTGTTTAAAGCGGTGGGTTTCCCGGAGGATGTGGGCCGTTTTTACCGGCTGGATGAGTACGCAGGCTATGCGTGGACCGCGCACGGGCGCTACCCCACCAACACGCCGGGCTGGTGGGGCGGGGCGCACCCCTTTGCGCTGCTGGATCTGTCCATCGTCCATAACGGCGAGATTTCCTCTTATGATGCCAACCGGCGCTACATCGAGATGTTCGGTTACCAGTGCACGCTGCTGACGGATACGGAAGTGATCACCTATATCATCGACTATCTGGTGCGCAAGCAGGGGCTGACCATGGAGGAAGCGGCCCAGGTGATCGCCGCGCCGTTTTGGAGCGCCATCGATAACCTGCCGCCCCAGGCGCGGGATAAGATGCTGTACCTGCGCAATGCGTTTTCCGGATGCCTGGTCACCGGCCCGTTTTCCATTTTGGTGGGATTTGAAGGCGGCATGATGGCACTAAACGACAGGCTGAAGCTGCGCAGCATGGTGATCGGCGAAAAGGGAGACCGGGTGTACATGGCCAGCGAGGAGTGCGCCATCCGCATCATCGCCCCGAAGCTGGATAAGGTATGGGCGCCCCAGGGCGGAGAGCCGGTCATCGTGACGCTGCGCGGACAAGATGCAGGGGAAGGAGTGTAA
- a CDS encoding glutamine synthetase III family protein has product MSCANVPTYFGSMVFNDSVMRERLPKETYKALKKTMDAGKSLDLTIANVVATAMKDWAVEKGATHFTHWFQPMTGVTAEKHDSFISPCGDGKVIMEFSGKELVKGEPDASSFPSGGLRATFEARGYTAWDPTSYAFIKDGTLCIPTAFCSYGGEALDKKTPLLRSMEAINRQALRILRLFGHPVGTRVYTTVGPEQEYFLVDKAAFQKRKDLIFTGRTLFGAKPPKGQELEDHYFGTIRPRVSAFMKELDEELWKLGVLAKTKHNEVAPAQHELAPIFTTTNIATDHNQLTMEVMKRVADKHGLACLLHEKPFAGVNGSGKHNNWSISTSTGLNLLEPGDSPQENAQFLLFLSAVIKAVDEHQDLLRISVASAGNDHRLGANEAPPAIVSMFLGEDLTHVLEAIESGSTYDGQEKVEMKIGVHTLPRFARDTTDRNRTSPFAFTGNKFEFRMLGSTFSISGPNVVLNTIVADALAQFADRLETSSDFTHDLNELIRETIAEHKRIIFNGNNYSDEWVQEAQRRGLLNLKSTPEALPYFISNENIALFQRHKIFTEEEMRARYEILLEGYSKALNIEALTMLEMAKRDILPSVCAYIKDLSEAAAAKKALGGISCEVEKALLTKLSDLGNCLYHKTEALDDALLCGKHCSSDPLACAQYYRDTVFAAMQELRAVADELETLVGDRYWPFPTYTTLLFSV; this is encoded by the coding sequence ATGAGTTGCGCCAATGTCCCCACCTATTTCGGCAGCATGGTTTTTAACGATTCCGTCATGCGTGAGCGGCTGCCTAAAGAAACGTACAAAGCGCTGAAAAAGACCATGGATGCCGGCAAGAGCCTGGATCTGACGATCGCCAATGTCGTGGCCACGGCCATGAAGGATTGGGCCGTAGAGAAAGGGGCCACGCACTTTACCCATTGGTTCCAACCCATGACCGGTGTGACCGCCGAAAAGCATGACAGTTTCATCTCCCCCTGCGGGGATGGCAAGGTGATCATGGAATTTTCGGGCAAAGAGCTGGTCAAGGGCGAGCCGGACGCCTCCAGTTTCCCCTCCGGCGGACTGCGCGCCACTTTTGAGGCGCGGGGCTACACTGCCTGGGACCCCACCAGCTATGCCTTCATTAAAGATGGAACGCTGTGCATCCCCACGGCCTTTTGTTCGTACGGCGGCGAGGCGTTGGATAAAAAAACGCCGCTGCTGCGCAGCATGGAGGCCATCAACCGCCAAGCGCTGCGCATCCTCCGGCTGTTCGGCCACCCCGTCGGCACGCGGGTCTACACCACGGTAGGGCCGGAGCAGGAGTATTTCCTGGTGGATAAGGCGGCCTTCCAAAAACGTAAGGATCTGATCTTTACCGGCCGCACGCTGTTCGGCGCCAAACCGCCCAAAGGGCAGGAGCTGGAGGATCACTACTTCGGTACCATCCGCCCCCGCGTTTCCGCTTTTATGAAGGAGCTGGACGAGGAGCTATGGAAGCTGGGCGTACTGGCCAAGACCAAGCATAACGAGGTGGCGCCGGCCCAACACGAGCTGGCCCCCATCTTTACCACCACCAATATCGCTACCGACCATAACCAGCTGACCATGGAGGTCATGAAACGAGTAGCGGATAAGCACGGCTTAGCCTGCCTGCTGCATGAGAAGCCCTTCGCCGGGGTCAACGGCTCGGGCAAGCATAACAACTGGTCCATATCCACCAGCACGGGGCTCAACCTGCTGGAACCGGGCGATTCCCCGCAGGAGAACGCGCAATTTCTGCTGTTCCTTTCCGCCGTCATCAAGGCGGTCGACGAGCATCAGGACCTGCTGCGCATCAGCGTAGCCAGCGCGGGCAACGATCACCGCCTGGGCGCCAACGAGGCGCCGCCGGCCATCGTTTCCATGTTCCTGGGCGAGGATCTGACCCATGTGCTGGAGGCCATTGAGAGCGGCTCCACATACGATGGGCAGGAAAAGGTGGAGATGAAGATCGGCGTGCACACCCTGCCCCGTTTCGCCCGGGATACCACAGACCGGAACCGCACCAGTCCCTTTGCCTTTACCGGCAATAAGTTTGAGTTCCGCATGCTGGGTTCCACCTTCTCCATCTCCGGGCCCAACGTGGTGCTCAACACCATCGTGGCAGACGCCCTGGCGCAATTTGCCGACAGGCTGGAGACCTCCAGCGACTTTACGCATGACCTGAACGAGTTGATCCGCGAGACCATTGCCGAACACAAGCGCATTATTTTTAACGGAAACAACTACTCGGATGAATGGGTGCAAGAGGCGCAAAGGCGTGGCCTGCTCAACCTCAAATCCACCCCTGAGGCGCTGCCCTATTTTATCAGCAACGAAAACATCGCGCTTTTCCAGCGCCACAAGATCTTTACCGAGGAAGAGATGCGCGCCCGTTACGAGATTTTGCTGGAAGGCTACAGTAAGGCGTTGAATATCGAAGCGCTGACCATGCTGGAAATGGCCAAGCGGGACATTCTGCCTTCTGTCTGTGCCTACATCAAGGATTTAAGCGAAGCGGCGGCGGCCAAAAAAGCCCTGGGCGGGATCTCCTGCGAAGTGGAAAAGGCGCTGCTGACCAAGCTGAGCGACCTTGGCAATTGCCTTTACCACAAGACCGAGGCGCTGGACGACGCGCTGCTTTGCGGCAAGCATTGCTCCAGCGATCCGCTAGCCTGTGCCCAGTATTACCGGGATACCGTATTTGCCGCCATGCAAGAGCTGCGCGCGGTAGCCGATGAGCTGGAGACCCTGGTGGGCGACCGCTACTGGCCCTTCCCCACCTACACCACGCTGCTGTTCAGCGTGTAA
- a CDS encoding ammonium transporter: MFSSADTIWVLLGAALVFFMQAGFAMVETGFTRAKNAGNIVMKNLMDFSLGAPIFWLVGFGIMFGAGNQFFGWFDFMSQADYSFLGLSVPTPVFMIFQTVFCATAATIVSGAMAERTKFASYCLYSIAISLIVYPVSGHWIWGGGWLSEMGFHDFAGSTAVHMVGGVSALIGAKMLGPRIGKYDKDGKPKAILGHSLTLGALGVFILWFCWFGFNGTSTLSATGDDTLTSMGSIFMTTNLAAAVAAVTAMCVTWIRYKKPDVSMTLNGALAGLVAITAGCDMVSPLGAAIIGLAAGVLIVFGVEFVDKILKIDDPVGAIGVHGICGAAGTILTGLLATDGGLFYGGGFQFLGIQVVGVLSVIAWVTVTMTIIFFIIKKTIGLRVKPEEEIAGLDIEEHGLASSYADFMPMPASLTGDGVAMPASVAAMAASPAVPVEQAIPVQDYSSAGHTPAEGTPKMTKLVLIFNQSRFEPFKAAMNELGISGMTVTQVLGCGMQKGRSEYYRGVAVDINLLPKVQVDIVVCKVPVRSVIEAAKRVLYSGHIGDGKIFVYDVENVVKVRTGEEGYDALQDEE; this comes from the coding sequence ATGTTTTCATCTGCTGATACCATTTGGGTATTGCTGGGCGCTGCGCTGGTATTTTTCATGCAGGCCGGGTTTGCCATGGTAGAGACCGGTTTCACCCGGGCGAAAAACGCCGGCAACATCGTGATGAAGAACCTGATGGACTTTTCCCTGGGCGCGCCGATCTTCTGGCTGGTAGGCTTTGGCATCATGTTCGGCGCGGGCAATCAGTTCTTCGGCTGGTTCGATTTTATGAGCCAGGCGGATTACAGCTTCCTGGGCCTGAGCGTGCCCACCCCGGTGTTCATGATCTTTCAGACCGTATTTTGCGCCACGGCGGCCACCATCGTTTCCGGCGCCATGGCCGAGCGCACCAAGTTTGCCTCTTACTGTCTGTACTCCATCGCTATCAGCCTTATCGTCTATCCCGTATCCGGCCATTGGATCTGGGGCGGGGGTTGGCTCAGCGAGATGGGCTTCCACGATTTTGCCGGCTCCACCGCCGTGCACATGGTGGGCGGCGTATCGGCCCTGATCGGCGCCAAGATGCTGGGGCCCCGTATCGGCAAGTATGATAAGGACGGCAAGCCTAAAGCCATCTTGGGCCACAGTTTGACCCTGGGCGCGCTGGGCGTATTCATCCTGTGGTTCTGCTGGTTTGGTTTTAACGGCACCTCTACCTTAAGCGCCACGGGTGACGATACCCTGACCAGCATGGGCTCGATCTTTATGACCACCAACCTGGCAGCTGCCGTCGCGGCGGTAACCGCCATGTGCGTCACCTGGATCCGTTACAAAAAGCCGGATGTTTCCATGACGCTCAACGGTGCGTTGGCTGGCCTTGTAGCCATTACGGCCGGATGCGATATGGTCAGCCCTTTGGGCGCGGCTATCATCGGCCTGGCGGCCGGCGTGCTGATCGTATTTGGCGTTGAGTTTGTCGATAAGATCCTCAAGATCGACGACCCGGTAGGCGCCATTGGCGTGCACGGCATCTGCGGCGCGGCCGGAACGATCCTCACGGGTCTGCTGGCCACCGACGGCGGCCTGTTTTACGGCGGCGGTTTCCAGTTCCTGGGCATCCAGGTCGTTGGCGTACTTTCCGTCATCGCCTGGGTTACCGTGACCATGACGATCATCTTTTTCATCATCAAAAAGACCATCGGCCTGCGGGTCAAGCCCGAAGAGGAGATCGCGGGTCTGGATATCGAAGAGCACGGCCTGGCCTCCAGCTATGCGGATTTTATGCCCATGCCGGCCAGCTTAACCGGCGATGGCGTCGCCATGCCGGCTAGCGTAGCCGCGATGGCCGCTTCCCCTGCCGTCCCGGTAGAGCAGGCCATCCCGGTACAGGATTATTCTTCCGCCGGTCACACGCCTGCCGAAGGGACGCCCAAGATGACCAAACTGGTGCTGATCTTCAACCAGAGCCGGTTTGAGCCCTTTAAGGCCGCGATGAACGAGCTGGGCATCTCCGGTATGACAGTCACCCAGGTGCTGGGCTGCGGCATGCAGAAGGGCCGCAGCGAGTACTACCGCGGCGTTGCGGTGGATATCAACCTGCTGCCCAAGGTGCAGGTGGACATCGTGGTATGCAAGGTTCCGGTGCGCAGCGTGATCGAGGCGGCCAAGCGGGTACTGTATTCCGGCCACATTGGCGATGGCAAGATCTTCGTATACGACGTGGAGAATGTGGTCAAGGTCCGCACCGGTGAGGAAGGGTATGACGCCCTGCAGGATGAGGAGTGA
- a CDS encoding nitroreductase family protein, translating to MISAVYDRRSIRKFLDAPISKEDIEAIIQSGIKAPSSKNRQPWKFTVVQGRAKEEMLSAFRRGILREEHDYTLLPQSKQHIAGAKYTVDIMAEAPVIVFVSNSLGKSIWEDLTTEERIAEICNIQSIGAAIENMVLAATDRGIGSLWICDIYFAYPELCEWLHSDGQLVAAVALGYPNEFPRARTRKGLEEVVEWRL from the coding sequence ATGATTTCAGCCGTTTATGATAGGCGGAGCATCAGAAAATTTTTAGATGCCCCAATATCCAAAGAGGATATTGAGGCGATCATCCAAAGCGGGATAAAAGCCCCTTCTTCTAAAAACCGGCAGCCGTGGAAATTTACGGTCGTACAGGGGCGGGCCAAAGAAGAAATGCTGTCTGCCTTTCGCCGGGGGATTTTAAGGGAAGAGCACGATTATACTTTACTGCCGCAAAGCAAGCAGCATATTGCCGGGGCAAAATATACCGTGGACATCATGGCAGAGGCTCCGGTCATCGTATTTGTTTCTAATTCATTGGGCAAAAGTATTTGGGAGGATCTAACTACAGAAGAGCGCATCGCTGAGATCTGCAATATTCAATCCATCGGCGCAGCCATAGAGAATATGGTCCTTGCCGCTACAGACAGAGGGATCGGCAGCTTGTGGATTTGTGATATATATTTTGCATATCCAGAATTATGCGAATGGCTGCACAGCGATGGTCAGCTGGTAGCAGCGGTTGCCTTGGGCTATCCTAACGAATTTCCCCGGGCGCGCACGCGCAAAGGGCTTGAAGAGGTGGTTGAATGGAGGCTTTGA
- a CDS encoding DUF6483 family protein codes for MFENDYIMRQIEGLTRFLAKVLMQKDMGSADVIDEQGHLDPGNFLLYRLQGMVGQGAINEAEDLLFDTIRAEPREAYLKVAIDFYSLLQGMEDDALKAADFTRQEIAEGLRDVRAIYGADGPGALV; via the coding sequence ATGTTTGAAAACGATTACATTATGCGCCAGATCGAGGGGCTGACCCGGTTTCTGGCAAAAGTTCTAATGCAAAAGGATATGGGGAGCGCGGATGTGATCGACGAGCAGGGGCATCTGGACCCGGGCAACTTTTTGCTTTACCGGTTGCAGGGCATGGTCGGGCAGGGGGCGATAAACGAGGCGGAGGACCTGCTCTTTGATACGATCAGGGCCGAGCCGCGGGAGGCGTATTTGAAGGTGGCGATCGACTTTTACAGTCTGCTGCAGGGAATGGAGGATGATGCCTTAAAAGCGGCGGATTTTACCCGGCAGGAGATCGCCGAAGGGCTGCGGGACGTGCGCGCGATCTACGGCGCTGACGGCCCGGGTGCATTGGTTTAA
- a CDS encoding sugar phosphate isomerase/epimerase family protein, whose translation MHVGGMFPYGQVSSMAEYLDINLSLGYRAVVYPAEASLSEENVALFERYCRQHRLVVAEVGIWNNPVSPDPKERMMALEQGKLRLALAERLNARCCVNVSGSAGSVWYAPYPQNFTPEHVALAVRAVQEIIDAVQPQHTCFALEPMQWMVPDSPESYLSLIAQIDRPAFKVHMDICNLLFTPRRLLGQREYMDACFEKLGPFIRSCHVKDLRILPGMAWATQEVVPGRGQVDLPYYLQKIEAQDPDLPVIIEHLSGRDQYYEALRHVRNLCRESGIALDA comes from the coding sequence ATGCATGTAGGCGGAATGTTTCCCTACGGGCAGGTCTCTTCCATGGCGGAATATCTGGATATCAATTTATCGCTTGGCTACCGCGCGGTGGTCTACCCGGCGGAGGCGTCCTTGAGCGAGGAGAACGTTGCACTGTTTGAGCGCTATTGCCGCCAGCATCGTCTTGTGGTGGCCGAGGTGGGCATCTGGAACAACCCCGTCTCGCCCGACCCGAAGGAGCGGATGATGGCCCTTGAGCAGGGCAAGCTGCGTCTAGCCCTGGCCGAGCGGCTGAACGCCCGCTGCTGCGTCAACGTGTCCGGCAGCGCGGGCAGCGTATGGTACGCCCCTTATCCGCAGAATTTCACGCCGGAGCACGTGGCCCTGGCCGTGCGCGCCGTGCAGGAGATCATCGACGCTGTGCAGCCCCAGCATACCTGTTTTGCGCTGGAACCCATGCAATGGATGGTGCCCGATTCGCCGGAGAGCTATCTATCGCTGATCGCGCAGATCGACCGGCCGGCCTTTAAGGTCCATATGGATATCTGCAACCTGCTGTTCACCCCGCGCCGGCTGCTGGGCCAGCGCGAATATATGGATGCCTGCTTTGAAAAACTGGGGCCTTTTATCCGCAGCTGCCATGTAAAGGACCTGCGCATCCTCCCCGGCATGGCTTGGGCCACGCAGGAAGTGGTTCCCGGCCGCGGGCAGGTGGACCTCCCCTATTACCTGCAAAAAATCGAGGCGCAAGATCCCGATCTGCCGGTCATAATCGAGCATCTGTCGGGGCGCGATCAGTATTATGAGGCGCTGCGGCACGTGCGCAACCTGTGTCGGGAAAGCGGCATCGCCCTGGATGCCTGA
- a CDS encoding HAD family hydrolase yields the protein MVKLIAADMDGTLLSSQKQLPPDFFDVVAPLLRRGVRFAIASGRQYDNIRSYFSHLEDQLTYIAENGALIMEKGQVLYKSAIPAQNCGAPLQAIRGMAGVYPLFCGVKAAYTDCRQPNFLAQARRYYKTIQFVDDLCTPIDDDICRIAVFDDAPAAQNSYARLLHFEGRFKVTLSGRHWADLTNPGVNKGSAVQALCARLGLDREQVMAFGDYFNDLELLTYCAHSFAMANAQPEIKAICRYQAASNDEGGVTKALRDHAGLFDV from the coding sequence ATGGTAAAATTGATCGCAGCCGATATGGACGGCACGCTGCTGAGCAGCCAAAAACAGCTCCCGCCGGATTTTTTTGACGTGGTCGCCCCGCTGTTGCGGCGAGGCGTGCGGTTTGCCATCGCCAGCGGCCGCCAATACGATAATATCCGCAGCTATTTTTCTCACCTGGAAGACCAACTGACCTATATCGCCGAAAACGGCGCGTTGATTATGGAAAAGGGCCAGGTGCTCTACAAAAGCGCGATCCCTGCGCAAAACTGCGGCGCACCCCTGCAGGCTATTCGGGGGATGGCAGGCGTATATCCCCTGTTTTGCGGCGTAAAGGCTGCCTATACCGATTGCCGCCAGCCAAACTTTTTAGCGCAGGCCCGCCGGTACTATAAAACCATCCAATTTGTGGACGATCTCTGCACCCCCATCGATGACGATATCTGCCGCATCGCCGTGTTTGACGATGCGCCCGCCGCACAGAATAGCTACGCCCGCCTGTTGCACTTTGAAGGGCGCTTTAAAGTCACCTTATCCGGCCGACATTGGGCCGACCTGACCAACCCGGGCGTCAACAAAGGTAGCGCCGTACAGGCTCTGTGTGCCCGGCTGGGGCTGGATCGGGAACAGGTCATGGCCTTTGGCGACTACTTTAACGATCTGGAGCTGCTGACGTACTGCGCCCACAGTTTTGCCATGGCCAACGCCCAGCCGGAGATCAAGGCCATCTGCCGCTATCAGGCGGCCAGCAATGATGAAGGCGGGGTGACAAAGGCCCTGCGGGATCACGCCGGCCTGTTTGATGTGTAA
- a CDS encoding MFS transporter, with translation MIQEKFWSKDYICILLVSTFASFTNNVFQVIFPVYVLDLGGSNALTGMMMTGLTIAGIIIRIVMGPLIDGWGRKKMLLLGSSLYALNALAYCFVTDFTGLFMLRIFHGVSQGIFFPVPPTIVADVTPKRRLVDAMGFFGVSSSIAFAVTPTIGFAIYEAFGARTLFFCAFLCAAISVLFAVLVKERYQKPVNPESQIDKPKKKVRLSAIIEFSILLPSMVSFFVYLGNSSVTSFLATCGIERGISQISLFFMLNNIVMIVMRLLTGRLTRWFDMHKIIMGGIAACFVGTLIIALAQDIWWMLVASLLLGIGMTVVIQLLQVRVLSLVAENRRGVANSTFMLVGDVGNGLGAAVWGGVSSYFGYLWTYLLSAVTVLIGGMTQILDDKKEKYKLTHS, from the coding sequence ATGATACAGGAAAAATTCTGGTCTAAAGATTATATTTGCATACTATTGGTATCCACCTTTGCTTCCTTTACTAATAATGTATTTCAGGTGATATTCCCCGTATATGTGCTCGATTTGGGAGGGAGTAATGCTTTGACCGGGATGATGATGACGGGTCTGACGATCGCGGGCATCATCATACGGATCGTCATGGGTCCCCTGATCGACGGATGGGGGCGAAAAAAGATGCTGCTTTTAGGTAGCTCACTATACGCACTCAACGCCTTGGCATATTGCTTTGTAACGGATTTTACGGGATTATTTATGTTACGCATCTTTCACGGCGTTTCGCAGGGCATTTTTTTTCCGGTGCCGCCCACCATCGTAGCCGACGTTACGCCCAAGCGGCGGCTGGTGGACGCAATGGGATTTTTTGGTGTTTCCTCCTCCATCGCATTTGCCGTAACACCCACCATTGGCTTTGCGATTTATGAGGCATTCGGGGCGCGTACGCTGTTTTTCTGCGCATTTCTGTGCGCTGCTATTTCGGTATTGTTCGCCGTGCTGGTAAAGGAACGATATCAAAAACCGGTTAATCCGGAATCCCAAATAGACAAACCTAAAAAGAAGGTCAGATTATCTGCAATAATTGAGTTTTCAATCCTCCTACCCTCGATGGTCAGCTTTTTCGTCTACCTTGGCAACAGTTCGGTAACTAGTTTTTTGGCGACTTGCGGCATCGAAAGAGGGATCTCACAAATCAGCCTGTTCTTTATGCTCAACAACATTGTTATGATCGTGATGCGGCTTTTGACTGGGAGGCTGACCCGCTGGTTCGACATGCACAAGATTATCATGGGCGGAATTGCCGCATGCTTTGTCGGGACGTTGATCATCGCCCTTGCACAGGACATTTGGTGGATGCTGGTTGCATCATTGTTATTGGGCATCGGGATGACCGTAGTCATTCAATTATTGCAAGTAAGGGTGTTAAGTTTGGTAGCCGAGAACCGGCGCGGTGTTGCAAACTCAACCTTTATGCTGGTAGGAGATGTTGGTAATGGTTTGGGCGCTGCAGTGTGGGGCGGTGTATCGTCCTACTTTGGTTACTTATGGACTTATCTGCTATCTGCCGTAACGGTTTTGATAGGCGGCATGACACAGATTCTTGATGATAAAAAAGAAAAATACAAACTGACGCATAGCTAA
- a CDS encoding MerR family transcriptional regulator: MYRIGEFSQLSKTTIKTLRYYGEVGLLNPAFVDAQSGYRYYTTEQLIPLQRIVALRQAGLGVEEVRQIMSGADAQDMLMRHRGQMHRELQQIQRQLARIDTLLKSGKEELFMKYQAVIKQVPSYTVYYKQGLVPTPAQLEAFILGSAQECLAANPGITCVEPDYCYVSYLDPEYKPENMLVEYGQAVNAAGTQTDTIKFKTLPATEVISVYHQGPYESVGSAFAFALNWAKDNGYRTAGLPRERYIDGKWNQPDPEKWLTEIQIPIQSAAKI; the protein is encoded by the coding sequence ATGTACCGGATCGGAGAATTTTCACAACTGAGCAAGACCACCATTAAGACCCTGCGCTATTATGGCGAGGTGGGGCTGCTCAACCCCGCTTTTGTGGACGCGCAGAGCGGTTACCGGTACTATACTACGGAGCAGCTGATCCCGCTGCAACGTATCGTCGCGCTGCGGCAGGCGGGTCTGGGCGTGGAAGAGGTGCGCCAGATCATGTCCGGAGCGGACGCACAGGATATGCTGATGCGCCACCGAGGGCAGATGCACCGCGAACTGCAGCAGATCCAGCGCCAGCTGGCCCGGATCGACACATTACTCAAAAGCGGCAAGGAGGAATTATTTATGAAGTATCAGGCGGTCATCAAACAAGTGCCCTCTTACACGGTGTACTACAAACAGGGCCTTGTGCCCACGCCCGCGCAGCTGGAGGCATTTATTCTGGGCTCGGCGCAAGAATGCCTGGCGGCCAACCCGGGCATTACCTGTGTGGAACCGGACTACTGCTATGTCTCCTATTTAGACCCGGAGTACAAGCCGGAGAACATGTTGGTGGAATACGGGCAGGCGGTCAACGCGGCTGGGACGCAAACGGATACAATCAAGTTTAAGACGCTGCCCGCCACGGAGGTGATCTCCGTTTACCACCAGGGCCCTTACGAAAGCGTGGGCAGCGCCTTTGCCTTTGCCCTCAACTGGGCGAAAGACAATGGCTACCGGACGGCAGGCCTTCCCCGAGAGCGGTATATCGACGGTAAGTGGAATCAACCGGACCCAGAAAAGTGGCTGACGGAGATTCAGATTCCGATCCAATCGGCAGCAAAGATATAA
- a CDS encoding uracil-DNA glycosylase, whose protein sequence is MMAKAQTQSREKIHEQIRQACVDFIEQIYPDQSKIVVFGEGNLSAKLMLVGEAPGEQETLRQRPFVGSAGKNLDRFLELVHLEREALYITNTVKFRPTKRNEKTGRLSNRPPEREEVLLCTRFLREEINLVSPRVIASLGNVALRALAGDRRLTIGAEHGRPRPCQMAGGGVEFILFPLYHPASVIYNNKLKETYEQDVAQLAQYLKERM, encoded by the coding sequence ATGATGGCAAAAGCGCAAACGCAGAGCCGGGAGAAGATACATGAACAGATCCGCCAGGCCTGCGTGGATTTTATCGAGCAGATCTATCCGGATCAATCCAAGATCGTGGTGTTTGGAGAGGGAAATTTAAGCGCCAAGCTGATGCTGGTGGGCGAGGCCCCGGGCGAACAGGAGACCCTGCGCCAGCGCCCCTTTGTGGGCAGCGCGGGAAAAAACTTGGACCGGTTTTTGGAATTGGTGCATTTGGAGCGGGAGGCGCTGTATATCACCAATACGGTGAAATTTCGCCCCACCAAGCGCAATGAAAAGACCGGGCGGCTCTCCAACCGCCCGCCGGAGCGGGAGGAGGTGCTGCTGTGCACCCGCTTTTTGCGGGAGGAGATCAACCTGGTTTCCCCGCGGGTGATCGCCAGCCTAGGCAATGTGGCCCTGCGCGCGCTGGCGGGCGACCGGCGGCTGACCATTGGCGCCGAGCATGGGCGCCCGCGGCCCTGCCAGATGGCGGGGGGCGGGGTAGAGTTTATCCTCTTTCCACTCTATCACCCGGCCAGCGTGATCTATAATAACAAGCTCAAAGAGACTTATGAGCAGGATGTGGCACAGCTGGCACAGTATTTGAAAGAACGCATGTAA